The following proteins are co-located in the Phragmites australis chromosome 10, lpPhrAust1.1, whole genome shotgun sequence genome:
- the LOC133931428 gene encoding protein IRX15-LIKE-like — protein MKGLSGPKLLLVHPSSNKPSGGAGSPGAAVLGPRRRVCAAVFLACFACVSLATTLLSAARDPGAGGASGRSSAAFAVPAGAGVGGAAAEAGLPGYVFDALVQYASAGGNSTPSMPGADVRAIAAVLKRRAPCNLLVFGLGGETPLWRALNHGGRTVFLDENQYYVSHLEGRHPGLEAYDVAYTTTVREFPDLLDAARAAHAAECRPVQNLLFSDCRLAINDLPNQLYDVSWDVILVDGPRGYTASSPGRMSAIFTAGVLARTRSAEGAATDVLVHDYEREVERACSREFLCEENRVAETSTRSLAHFVVRGGSAVLRDAFCGGAAAAAH, from the exons ATGAAGGGGCTGAGCGGGCCGAAGCTGCTGCTGGTCCACCCGTCCTCGAACAAGCCGTCCGGCGGCGCGGGGTCCCCGGGGGCCGCGGTTCTTGGCCCGCGGCGCCGGGTGTGCGCCGCCGTGTTCTTGGCCTGCTTCGCGTGCGTGTCCCTGGCGACGACGCTGCTGTCGGCCGCGCGGGACCCGGGGGCGGGTGGGGCATCCGGGAGGTCGTCGGCGGCGTTCGCGGTGCCGGCGGGGGCTGGTGTCGGCGGCGCGGCAGCGGAGGCGGGGCTGCCGGGGTACGTGTTCGACGCCTTGGTGCAGTACGCATCGGCGGGCGGGAACTCGACGCCGAGCATGCCTGGCGCTGACGTGCGGGCCATCGCGGCGGTGCTGAAGCGGCGCGCGCCGTGCAACCTGCTGGTGTTCGGGCTCGGCGGGGAGACACCGCTGTGGCGCGCGCTCAACCACGGAGGGCGCACCGTGTTCCTCGACGAGAACCAGTACTACGTGTCCCACCTTGAGGGCCGGCACCCGGGTCTGGAGGCCTACGACGTCGCCTACACCACCACCGTCCGCGAGTTCCCCGACCTCCTCGACGCCGCCCGCGCCGCACACGCTGCTGAGTGCCGCCCTGTCCAGAACCTCCTCTTCTCCGACTGCCGCCTCGCTATCAACGACCTCCCCAACCAGCTCTACGACGTCTCCTGGGACGTCATCCTCGTCGACGGCCCGCGCGG GTACACGGCGTCGTCACCGGGGAGGATGTCGGCGATATTCACGGCGGGAGTGCTGGCGCGGACGCGGTCGGCGGAGGGCGCGGCGACGGACGTGCTGGTGCACGACTACGAGCGGGAGGTGGAGCGGGCGTGCTCGAGGGAGTTCCTGTGCGAGGAGAACCGCGTCGCTGAGACCAGCACGCGGTCGCTCGCGCACTTCGTCGTGCGCGGCGGGAGCGCCGTTCTCCGGGACGCCTTCTGCGGCGGCGCGGCTGCGGCCGCCCACTAG